The Lycium barbarum isolate Lr01 chromosome 9, ASM1917538v2, whole genome shotgun sequence genome has a segment encoding these proteins:
- the LOC132610555 gene encoding 6,7,8-trihydroxycoumarin synthase-like — translation MMLFLLLFAALPIILIFLLSRAKTGGRNTLPPGPVSLPFIGNLHQYDTLTPHIYFWKLSKKYGKIFSLKLASAQMVVISSKELAKEVLKTQDLVYCSRPPILGQQKLSYNGRDIVFSPYNDYWREMRKICVLHLFSLKKVQLYSPIREDEVSRMIKKISQQAAISQIINLSNLMISLISTIICRVAFGVRFDEEAHERKRFDYLLAEAQALMASFFVSDFFPSLSWIDKLTGLTDRLERNFKDLDEFYEELIEQHLNPKRPKSMEGDIVDLLLQLKKEKSTPINLTLEDIKGLLMNVLVAGSDTSAAAIVWAMTALMKNPKVMKKVQEEIRKSIGNKGIVNEDDIQNMPYLKAVIKETFRLYPPVPLLVPRVSMEKSTLDGYEIQPGTIIHVNSWAIARDPEIWENSEEFIPERFLNSDINFKGQDYELIPFGAGRRGCPGIALGVASTELALSNLLYAFDWELPRGMKKEDIDTNVRPGITMHKKNELFLIPKSYF, via the exons ATGATGCTCTTTCTTCTACTCTTTGCAGCCCTTCCTATCATTCTCATTTTCCTTCTTTCTAGAGCCAAAACGGGAGGAAGAAACACACTGCCACCAGGTCCTGTTAGCCTACCATTCATTGGAAATTTGCATCAATATGACACTTTAACACCTCATATCTATTTTTGGAAACTTTCCAAGAAATATGGAAAAATCTTCTCATTGAAACTTGCTTCAGCTCAAATGGTTGTAATTTCTTCAAAAGAATTAGCCAAAGAAGTACTCAAGACACAAGATTTAGTATATTGTAGTAGACCTCCTATTCTCGGCCAGCAAAAATTATCTTATAACGGTCGTGACATAGTCTTTTCACCTTATAATGACTATTggagagaaatgagaaaaatttgTGTGCTTCATCTATTTAGTCTCAAGAAAGTACAATTATATAGTCCAATTCGTGAAGATGAAGTATCAAGAATGATCAAAAAAATATCTCAACAAGCTGCCATTTCACAAATTATAAATTTGAGCAATTTAATGATTTCACTAATTAGTACGATTATTTGTAGAGTTGCTTTTGGTGTCAGGTTTGATGAAGAAGCACATGAAAGAAAGAGATTTGATTATCTCCTGGCCGAAGCTCAAGCTTTGATGGCTAGCTTTTTTGTGTCtgatttttttccttctttaagTTGGATTGATAAACTTACTGGACTGACAGATAGACTTGAGAGGAATTTCAAGGATTTGGATGAGTTTTATGAAGAACTGATTGAACAGCATCTCAATCCTAAGAGGCCAAAATCCATGGAAGGAGATATTGTTGATCTTTTGCTTCAATTGAAGAAAGAGAAATCAACACCAATTAATCTTACTTTGGAGGACATAAAAGGACTTCTAATG AATGTATTAGTTGCTGGATCAGACACTAGTGCAGCTGCAATAGTATGGGCAATGACAGCTTTGATGAAGAATCCAAAAGTCATGAAGAAAGTTCAAGAAGAAATCAGAAAATCAATTGGAAACAAAGGCATTGTGAATGAAGATGATATCCAAAATATGCCTTATCTGAAAGCAGTTATAAAAGAGACATTTAGATTGTATCCACCGGTTCCACTCCTAGTTCCAAGAGTATCAATGGAAAAATCCACACTAGACGGGTATGAAATTCAGCCAGGAACAATAATTCATGTTAACTCATGGGCAATTGCAAGAGATcctgaaatatgggaaaattcaGAAGAATTTATACCTGAGAGATTCTTGAATAGCGATATTAATTTCAAGGGACAAGACTATGAGCTAATTCCTTTTGGAGCAGGACGAAGAGGGTGCCCAGGAATCGCACTTGGGGTTGCTTCCACGGAACTTGCATTGTCAAATCTTCTTTACGCATTTGATTGGGAGTTACCTCGTGGGATGAAAAAAGAGGATATTGACACAAATGTTAGGCCTGGAATTACCATGCATAAGAAAAATGAGCTTTTCCTTATCCCTAAAAGTTATTTCTAG